The Prochlorococcus sp. MIT 1341 genomic interval GCATTTAGTTCCACTTCTCTTGTTAGGTCTTGTACTGTAACTGCAATACCTTTTAGCGTTTCTCTGTTTGGGTCCCTAACCGATTGAAGTACTATTCTTAGAGTTCTATTTGGCTCATCAAGGCTGCAACGAAGGTCGTTGCTTTCACTTGATCTATTAAGAATGGATGTTAGCGAGTCATGTAATTCATTTGATAGTATTTCGGGAAGTTCATTTAGCAGTTCTTGTCCTTCTAGATTCCTACCTTCCCATCGAAATAATCTTTTTGCAGTTGGATTTGCTAATACAATTTTGCCTTCTTCGTCAAGTAATAAAGCTCCATCTGCCATTGTAGCTATTAAAGATTGTTGCTTTACTTGTGCAGATGTCAACTCTTCTATATTTGCCTCATCATAGGCTTCTAGCTGTAATGCCATAGCATTGAAACTGTTTAACAGCTCACCAAGTTCACCACTTATTGGCATTGATATTCTTGCGTCAAATTTACCCGAAGCTATTTCTCTTACCCCTCGGAGAAGTTCTTTCACTGGACGTGTAATTGTAAGTGTATTTATAACTGCGCCTAGTATCACTAAGACCCAAATAGATATGAAAACGGCTACGGTAACTTCTCTAGTAAGTGCAGCATTCGCAAGTGCCTTTTCATTGGGGTTAACACCAAGGGCAAGAGTTCCAAGAAATTCACCTTCCCATGTCAATGGGACAAATACATCTGTCACTTGTCCTTGCGGCGTTAGGTGTTGTCTAATTAGAGGATTTTGAGATCGTTTTTTGAAGTTTTCAGGTAGTGTTAATCTTCGAGTAAGTTGTAATTCGCTATATCCATTAATAGGTGTTCCACTTACTGGGATTCCTAAATAGATCAACCCTTCCTTGTCAGCAAAGAAGATATAGCGCAGGCTTTTACTTGATCTCCAAAACTTTTCCGCTACACTTCCTAATTCTCTCTCTTTCCCTTTTGAAATAAGTTCAGAAACATTTCCTGAAAGTAATAAGCCTAAGTCTCTTGCATAACGTGTGTCATTTATCCCAGCATCCCTTTGAATGCCATTAAGAACAAAGAAGGTGATGCCTGTCATTAACATGCTCACCGCAAGGGTTGCTATTGCTAGCAATTTTGTTTGAAGGCTAAATTCAGACCACCAGATCTTTACTCGTTCCCAGAACCCTTTAGGGTCTTGAGGAGGAGGTTGGTTCTTTCCTCGATCAGAGATGGCTTGCGAAGATGTGCTTGCCATGCTGACTATCTTCCGGTCCAAGCTTAAGAATTCCTGACTTGGTGGCCAATATCGCGACGATAGTTGATCCCTTCAAAATTAATTTCAAGTAGGCCCTTATAGGTGAGATTAAAAGCCTCTTCAAAACTTTCTGCCTGTGCTGTAATTGATAGAACTCTTCCTCCAGCTGTAAAAAAAGATCCTTGTTTATCCATTTTGGTTCCAGAATGGAAGATTTGCAGATTATCTGAAGTTTGAAGATCAATTTTGATTTCTTCATTGGTTCGTGGAGATTTTGGATAGCCAGGGGCAACTGCCACGACACATGCGCTACAGATATTTTTTGTTGAAAGCTCAGGCGCTAACTCTAGGCAACCGTGCGCACATGCTTGTAAAACCTTCGCCAGTTCTGGACCTAATAGGGGCATTAAGGCTTGGCATTCCGGATCGCCGAAGCGACAATTAAATTCAATAACTTTAGGTCCAGATGAGGTGAGTATTAAACCTGCATAAATTACACCTCGATAGTCAATGCCTTTTTTCTTTAAGGCATTTAAGGCTGGCTCAAGAATTGTTTTCTTTATGTTTTCTAGCCCCTCAGGAGTGATGAGTGGGGTCGGAGCATATGCACCCATCCCTCCAGTATTTGGTCCTTTGTCACCATCTTTAAGTCTCTTGTGATCTTGAGCTGTAGGAAGTATCACCATTTCTTTGCCATCGCATAAAGCAAAAACCGAAACTTCAGGGCCTTCAAGTTTTTCCTCAAGAACAACTTGTTCTGAAGGAGGTATATATTTCCCTTCAAATGTGTCGTATATAGCTTCCGCGGTGGCGTTGATGGATTCGGCGACAGTTACTCCTTTCCCTCCTGCCAGACCATCCGCTTTTACTACAAGGGCTTTTTGTAATCCGTTAAGGACTTCAAGGGCTTCTTTTTTTGTATTGGTTGTCCAATGTTTAGCAGTAGGGATCCCTGCTTCGTTCATAAGAGTTTTAGCCCATGCTTTGCTCGACTCGAGCTTTGCACCTTCAGTTGATGGGCCAAATACAGCAAGACCTTGGTCTCGAAACTTTTCAGATAAACCTGCTGCAAGAGGGTCCTCCGGGCCAATTATTATGAGGTTGATTTTTTTCTCTTTACAGGCCTTGAGGAGTTCTTCAAAATTTTCCTCTCCAATTTCTAAAGAACTGCAGCGATGGTGTTGATTTGTCCCAGCATTCCCTGGAGCAACCCAAACCTCTTTTACATCTGGACATTTTGAAAGTGACCAAGCGAGAGCGTTTTCTCGTCCTCCACTTCCAATGATGAGTATTTGATGAAGCGGGGGCAATTCCTTTTTCACAGTGGTGGAGCTAGGCATGAAAATCTTTAAAGAAGGAGAGGCTTGATTAGTGCGGGATGGGAGTTCTTGGGAAAGACCACATCTTTCGGTTTTACTGGTTTAATGGTTCATTTGAAATGGGATTGGAGTCATTTTTTCGATTTCCCCATAAAGCATGTTCTCAGGTGAATTGACTGCCTAGGTATATCTGCTTGAGTTGTATTGGGGAATTTGTTGGCTTCTACCAAGGCTAACTTCTTGGAGAATGACCTTCCACACCATTTTGCCAACCTCTCTTGTCATAAATCGACTGAGATGGATTGCAGAATTAAGCTCCATTTCAATTAATGGCTGAAGTCTCCTACTGATTCTCATGACTCCAAATCATGGTTCTCTTCTCTATGAAGGAAAAGCTAAACGTGTCTTTCTGGCAGAGCATGAGCAGAAGGTGTTTATTGAGTTTAAGAACTCAGCGACTGCGTTTAATGCGGTTAAAAAAGCCGAGTTCGAGGATAAGGGTCGTTTGAACTGTCAGATTTCTGCTTGCCTTTTTGAGTTGTTAGAGACTAAAGGGATCCCAACTCATTACTTGGGAGTGGCTGGTGATTCTTGGATGGCTGCTAGGAAAGTGGAGGTAATCCCCCTAGAAGTCGTTTTACGTAATATTGCTGCAGGGTCTCTTTGCAAAGAAACCCCGATTATTAAGGGCACTGAGCTTTCACCAGCTTTGCTTGACATTTACTATAAAGATGACCAATTAGGCGACCCACTGCTTACTGAGCTTCGCCTGGAAAGACTAGGGTTGTTAACTGCTCAACAAAGGTCAGAGATTGAAACGATCGCTAAAAATGTTAATAATTTTTTGAAATCATTTTTTAACCAGATAGATTTAATACTAGTAGATTTCAAGCTCGAATTTGGTATTATTAATAGTGGAGAGATAGTCTTGGCAGATGAAATAAGCCCTGACACATGCAGGCTTTGGGATAAGAGAATTTCGGACCCGAAAGCGAGGATTCTTGATAAGGATCGCTTTCGCCAGGACCTTGATAATTTACTTGAAGCCTACGGTGAGGTCCTCAAACGGGTACAAGGGGCATGTGCTAAACCCCGAAACTGCCTTTAATG includes:
- the purC gene encoding phosphoribosylaminoimidazolesuccinocarboxamide synthase; this translates as MTPNHGSLLYEGKAKRVFLAEHEQKVFIEFKNSATAFNAVKKAEFEDKGRLNCQISACLFELLETKGIPTHYLGVAGDSWMAARKVEVIPLEVVLRNIAAGSLCKETPIIKGTELSPALLDIYYKDDQLGDPLLTELRLERLGLLTAQQRSEIETIAKNVNNFLKSFFNQIDLILVDFKLEFGIINSGEIVLADEISPDTCRLWDKRISDPKARILDKDRFRQDLDNLLEAYGEVLKRVQGACAKPRNCL
- a CDS encoding ATP-binding protein, producing MASTSSQAISDRGKNQPPPQDPKGFWERVKIWWSEFSLQTKLLAIATLAVSMLMTGITFFVLNGIQRDAGINDTRYARDLGLLLSGNVSELISKGKERELGSVAEKFWRSSKSLRYIFFADKEGLIYLGIPVSGTPINGYSELQLTRRLTLPENFKKRSQNPLIRQHLTPQGQVTDVFVPLTWEGEFLGTLALGVNPNEKALANAALTREVTVAVFISIWVLVILGAVINTLTITRPVKELLRGVREIASGKFDARISMPISGELGELLNSFNAMALQLEAYDEANIEELTSAQVKQQSLIATMADGALLLDEEGKIVLANPTAKRLFRWEGRNLEGQELLNELPEILSNELHDSLTSILNRSSESNDLRCSLDEPNRTLRIVLQSVRDPNRETLKGIAVTVQDLTREVELNAAQSRFISNVSHELRTPLFNIKSYIETLHDLGDKLSEAEKIEFLGVANSEADRLTRLVNDVLDLSKLESGRSVQFESIDLQPALEQTLRNYKLNADEKKVLLKLDLNEDIPKVLGNWDLLLQVLDNLVGNALKFNKAGGLLILRSYTWPDTCTAEPPINKDSAPFCELISPLPRLRVEISDTGSGISKEAQESIFDRFYRVENSVHTEVGTGLGLSIAQGIIQKHGGKIGIASEPGTGTTFWFDLPLEQADADEVYLQAERSNQLAI
- the purD gene encoding phosphoribosylamine--glycine ligase, translating into MPSSTTVKKELPPLHQILIIGSGGRENALAWSLSKCPDVKEVWVAPGNAGTNQHHRCSSLEIGEENFEELLKACKEKKINLIIIGPEDPLAAGLSEKFRDQGLAVFGPSTEGAKLESSKAWAKTLMNEAGIPTAKHWTTNTKKEALEVLNGLQKALVVKADGLAGGKGVTVAESINATAEAIYDTFEGKYIPPSEQVVLEEKLEGPEVSVFALCDGKEMVILPTAQDHKRLKDGDKGPNTGGMGAYAPTPLITPEGLENIKKTILEPALNALKKKGIDYRGVIYAGLILTSSGPKVIEFNCRFGDPECQALMPLLGPELAKVLQACAHGCLELAPELSTKNICSACVVAVAPGYPKSPRTNEEIKIDLQTSDNLQIFHSGTKMDKQGSFFTAGGRVLSITAQAESFEEAFNLTYKGLLEINFEGINYRRDIGHQVRNS